The following are encoded together in the Plasmodium malariae genome assembly, chromosome: 1 genome:
- the PmUG01_01014500 gene encoding conserved Plasmodium protein, unknown function, which translates to MDNKETPYDQILIFDTSSINNLTGNEIYFYSNYDASTYNEGNLCQLHEEHINDSSSTSPILDIKNENDKNKKIILNQNRDEGEVKRNKLCKLMRKSQGHVNNYFISENTNKQYTYEEREKFVFEHEFEKVNNVYNVEEIMKIINNLNSIRKEIETAIYKKMEKKYKDFIFNTSKIKDIENYISNIKDLLVENINELKMLQDKKYKESLNIIDLVTKKKKSQKINLIILIIYIISIYDKLIFKNILKRDYEYATVIYYELFSFINNNVTLLHNIKCICNLKEKMFSEYFNRLKQKNQANFVEFLFADNSKKNLETQLEKSFKIYYLLFKSKPFNFIENLLAYVYQCFQKISKQVIFSFVIVSERRDREQEMETKKKREKSEQREEKREPLKEEHIEEVKYSQKGEKQTEESLFLPNDNRIIIENNEYIQTLLPHKNADLNKHVVDYTGNMKITDTEQHHMENLESPLFSTKVSINDMLINTYENSYDLNKEKKKDKTSLSDTNKTTGTYENRENQLQEDNFLFIPLNELVQKLKEKDSLISLLKIYEIVIDILNKYNFIIIYLLNCHKNYVLKFLSKEDAKESRQHKQKKKKDFLIDHVNELCVDRNNKKKFQQKSMHIDKNKCKGTGKMEGNNPEGKKAEEVHSEDKKSEGGLLEDKTINDDHDDNLSLQKLFDICKNKKDRSIFSKFYEIKECYDLPIITYFMKNLNEENFTSSENCLNIKEKVETYLRDKSSKYEQCEEYIKFARGNAKKLINAKSKFIKNIEKVIKTIIEHIRFENFSFNDLFTYIVITIMFCVNSFLFENNCSNNLIYNLTKDELRREEPKGKDDNERCEQFEEEKIANMEDKKYVNDKENKNLNDKLDIRHGLHVNQEEEKLLEVEAEYPMMVQRRKKGKAHPRVNLNFNEKVKKESATKLIVHNGVNPGGVINNNVINGGKSEERLHINSYVTNKERDDKCQQQNDKHKLNVEDICKEYFLKKYKEVKTFGKEEKIHYFQNLLKNNIIYEEIERKVKNNFSNFFYQNSKKLNDIINKDSWSRVPVKINHCLFKKRLHFFNIISFYKKEFNAYLNIPFSQNPLINFNFKKLEEELYSDKDLSEPEDLHMSSYLGKKKKIKKSNFTPITLIASCDMKEMEKNTYNHCDSEICKKSNVNKTKNKVYRFENFEIVNFDLVVSNSSIMLTSILHNYFTIKELLPNIKEEINDYIFKIIDIYIYILCFYFLKRETIEELVIDLRRCSSRLGINKTFFIIKKREKYMQLYNFLIFYNKEIIKYSDKYHFLYVDKSLPNSSQTKYNVGNFNNNLKDKNNPHFLLRNFHKIYSSVSLNGLSEKIISVESLYSLIWKLKENVINTGDVSKMEEENEKNDTIKHRQIKNTVNSKAYIKQQSGISTKTCSGKQGNEEDIFLMFLDQKLRIVDELRILTYCDSLYEIIDSNNYINEISNLINVAYGNKKDKTELILDDDSNIKKNDLRKNLNQYIDLYINILNDAKRKLLFCCESVASIVIHYLLWNLINYIFNLNNIEIIHKIESAIMPIITCKNKKQKNYATYISEKVHKNLVTNSCHVGTMGKEIKEISQKKANNNLVQPNSISKGLRTNLVSNDKVISNEMNSYDGENDDDDTSSYLINTLKFYFSKISNLIIQNIINLENEIEQYEKNNNNIQNTIYMSFYKDLKNCNSKRYEFYYIFLSKGTTYYDQYLDLHFCNVEELDRLIKSSNYDFFQFKHIHSIILKYEHFKMVPNRYADRYEIDICRSMDGKIKSRLVSGE; encoded by the coding sequence atggaCAATAAAGAAACCCCATATGAccaaattttaatttttgacaCTAGTAGCATAAATAACCTTACAGGgaatgaaatttatttttattcaaattatGATGCATCAACATACAATGAGGGCAATTTATGTCAATTACACGAAGAACATATAAACGATAGTAGTAGCACATCGCCCATTTTAGACATAAAGAacgaaaatgataaaaataaaaaaattatattaaaccAAAATAGGGACGAAGGAGAGgttaaaaggaataaattatgtaaattaatGAGAAAAAGTCAGGGTcatgtaaataattatttcatttcagaaaacacaaataaacaatataCCTAtgaagaaagagaaaaattcGTTTTTGAACATGAATTTGAAAAAGTTAATAATGTTTACAATGTAGaagaaattatgaaaataataaataatttaaattccataagaaaagaaatagaaacggcaatatataaaaaaatggaaaaaaaatataaagattttattttcaatacaagtaaaattaaagatatagaaaattatattagtaatattaaagatttattagtagaaaatataaacgaATTAAAAATGCTACAAGACAAGAAATACAAAGAAAGTTTAAACATTATAGATCttgttacaaaaaaaaaaaagtctcaaaaaattaatttaataattttaattatatatatcatatctatatatgataaattaatttttaaaaatattttaaaaagagatTATGAATATGCaactgtaatatattatgagtTGTTcagttttataaataataatgtcaCATTGTTACACAACATTAAATGCATATGtaatttaaaggaaaaaatgttttcggaatattttaatagattaaaacaaaaaaatcaAGCAAACTTtgttgaatttttatttgcagacaattcaaaaaaaaacttgGAAACTCAACTGGAAAAATCgttcaaaatttattacctactttttaaatcaaaaccttttaattttattgagAATTTGTTGGCCTATGTCTATCAgtgttttcaaaaaatttcaaagcaggtcattttttcatttgtaatAGTGAGTGAAAGGAGGGACAGAGAACAAGAGAtggaaacaaaaaagaaacgAGAAAAGTCAGAACAGAGGGAAGAAAAAAGGGAACCCCTGAAAGAGGAACATATCGAAGAAGTGAAATATTCCCAAAAAGGGGAGAAACAAACAGAAGAAAGTTTATTTCTTCCTAACGATAATCGAAtaataattgaaaataatgaatacatACAAACCTTGCTTCCTCATAAAAATGCAGACTTAAATAAACACGTAGTAGATTACACAggtaatatgaaaattacaGACACAGAACAACATCATATGGAAAATTTGGAAAGCCCTCTTTTTTCAACAAAAGTTAGTATAAATGATATGCTCATAAATACCTATGAAAATTCATATGAtttaaataaagagaaaaaaaaggataaaactTCTTTATCAGATACGAATAAAACAACTGGCACGTATGAAAACAGAGAAAACCAACTTCAAGAagacaattttttatttattccacTAAATGAGTTagtacaaaaattaaaagaaaaagatagtTTAATTTCTCttcttaaaatttatgaaattgTAATTGATATTTTGAATAAGTATAATTTCAtcatcatttatttattaaattgtcATAAAAACTATGTGTTGAAGTTTCTTTCAAAGGAAGATGCAAAAGAATCAAGACAAcataagcaaaaaaaaaaaaaagatttctTGATTGATCATGTTAACGAATTATGTGTAGAtcgtaataataaaaaaaaattccaacaaaaaagtatgcacattgataaaaataaatgtaaggGTACTGGTAAAATGGAGGGTAATAACCCGGAAGGTAAGAAGGCAGAGGAGGTCCACTCCGAAGATAAAAAGTCAGAAGGTGGATTGTTGGAagataaaacaataaatgaTGACCATGATGACAACTTGAGCTTGCAGAAATTATTCGATATTTGTAAGAACAAAAAGGACCGCtccattttttctaaattttacgAGATAAAAGAGTGTTACGATTTGCCCATCATAACATATTTCATGAAAAATCTGAATGAGGAAAATTTCACCTCATCAGaaaattgtttaaatattaaagaaaaggTAGAAACTTACCTAAGAGATAAAAGTTCGAAATATGAACAATGTgaggaatatataaaatttgccAGGGGAAATGCGAAGAAACTGATAAACGCCAAAAGtaagtttataaaaaatatagaaaaagtaATTAAAACAATTATTGAGCATATTcgatttgaaaattttagttttaatgacttatttacatatatagttattactattatgtTCTGTGTGAATTCTTTTCTCTTTGAGAATAATTGCTCGAACAACCTCATATACAATTTGACCAAGGATGAATTAAGAAGAGAAGAGCCAAAAGGAAAAGACGATAATGAAAGATGTGAACAATTtgaggaagaaaaaattgcaaatatGGAGGACaagaaatatgtaaatgataaagaaaataaaaatttgaatgACAAGTTGGACATCCGTCATGGTCTGCATGTAAATCAAGAGGAGGAAAAACTTTTGGAAGTAGAGGCAGAATATCCTATGATGGTtcaaaggagaaaaaaagggaaagcTCATCCAAGggtaaatttaaattttaacgaaaaagtaaaaaaagaaagtgcAACCAAATTGATCGTACATAACGGTGTTAATCCTGGGGGtgtaataaataacaatGTAATAAATGGCGGAAAAAGCGAAGAAAGATTGCACATAAATTCATATGTTACCAATAAAGAACGAGACGATAAATGTCAACAGCAGAATGATAAACACAAATTGAACGTAGAAGACATATGCAAAGAATATTttctcaaaaaatataaagaagttAAAACATTTGGAAAGGAGGAAAagattcattattttcaaaatttgctaaaaaataacataatttatgaagaaatagaaagaaaagttaaaaataatttttcaaattttttttaccaaaatagtaaaaaattaaatgatattatCAACAAGGACAGTTGGTCACGTGTACCTGTAAAGATAAATCATtgcctttttaaaaaaaggcttcattttttcaatattatatCCTTCTATAAGAAAGAGTTTAAtgcttatttaaatatacctTTCTCACAAAACCCGTTaatcaattttaattttaaaaagttagaGGAAGAATTATATTCAGATAAGGACTTAAGTGAACCTGAAGATTTACACATGAGCTCATATTTaggtaagaaaaaaaaaataaagaaaagtaaCTTCACCCCTATTACTCTTATTGCTAGTTGTGACATGAAAGAGATGGAAAAAAACACGTACAACCATTGTGACAgtgaaatatgtaaaaagtcCAATgtgaataaaacaaaaaataaggtATACAGATTcgaaaattttgaaattgTTAACTTTGACCTTGTTGTATCAAATTCTAGCATTATGTTAACGTCAATACTACACAACTATTTCACtattaaagaattattacccaacataaaagaagaaataaacgattatattttcaaaataattgatatttacatatatatattatgtttctACTTCTTGAAGAGAGAAACTATTGAAGAGCTTGTAATTGACCTTCGTAGATGCAGTAGTAGACttggaataaataaaactttttttatcataaaaaagcgagaaaaatatatgcaattatataattttttaattttctataataaggaaattataaaatattctgataagtaccattttttatatgtagaTAAAAGCCTACCTAATTCTTCCCAAACTAAATATAATGTAGgaaattttaataacaaTCTTAAAGATAAAAACAACCCGCATTTTCTTTTGagaaattttcataaaatatatagttcCGTTTCACTCAATGGTCTatcagaaaaaattatatcagTCGAATCGTTGTATTCCTTAATATGGAAATTAAAAGAGAATGTAATAAACACAGGGGATGTTTCAAAAATGGAAGaagaaaatgagaaaaatgatACCATTAAGCACagacaaataaaaaatacagttAACAGTAaagcatatataaaacaGCAAAGTGGCATTAGTACTAAAACATGTAGTGGAAAACAAGGAAACGAAGAGGACATCTTTCTCATGTTCTTAGATCAAAAATTACGTATCGTTGATGAACTTCGTATTTTGACCTACTGTGATTCgttatatgaaattatagatagtaataattatatcaaCGAAATATCAAATCTGATTAATGTTGCttatggtaataaaaaagacaaaaCGGAATTAATACTCGACGACGATTcaaacataaaaaagaatgacCTCAGAAAAAATCTTAATCAGTACatagatttatatataaatatattgaacGATGCCAAAAGGAAATTACTCTTTTGTTGTGAAAGTGTTGCATCAATTGTCATTCATTATTTGTTATGGAATTTAATAAACTACATTTTtaacttaaataatattgaaattatacataaaatagaAAGTGCAATTATGCCTATAATTActtgtaaaaataagaagcaaaaaaattatgctaCTTATATATCAGAAAAAGTACATAAAAATCTTGTTACAAATAGCTGTCATGTGGGTACAATGGGGAAAGAAATTAAGGAGATATCCCAAAAAAAAGCCAATAACAATTTAGTACAGCCTAATAGCATTTCAAAAGGTTTAAGAACTAACCTTGTAAGTAATGACAAAGTAATTTCAAACGAAATGAATTCATATGACGGAGaaaatgatgatgatgatacAAGTTCCTATTTGATAAATACattgaaattttatttttcaaaaatttccaacttaataattcaaaatataataaatttggAAAACGAAATAGAACAATATGAGAAGAATAACAACAACATACAAAATACAATTTATATGAGCTTTTataaagatttaaaaaattgtaatagcAAAAGGTACgaattttactatatatttttatcaaaaggAACTACGTATTATGATCAATATTTAgatttacatttttgtaaCGTAGAAGAACTTGATCGTTTAATAAAAAGCTCTAACTACGATTTTTTCCaatttaaacatatacattctattattttaaaatatgaacattttaaaatggtCCCTAATAGATACGCTGACCGTTATGAAATAGACATCTGTAGAAGCATggatggaaaaataaaatcgcGCCTCGTGTCTGGGGAGTGA